A stretch of Mya arenaria isolate MELC-2E11 chromosome 14, ASM2691426v1 DNA encodes these proteins:
- the LOC128216562 gene encoding uncharacterized protein LOC128216562, with protein sequence MSSPEHAMHLGTPDVIPMLFDEALPPGWKRQVVQRKDGKTAGKYDVYVLSPSGKKFRSNKELERFGEEEDLGFDPTEIDFTVRGKKNKSTPVASKRPKPSSKVLISNPFSSKSKKDLKQLKQFKKSPNKTLSQKLVVKMTFGPVKTKNRSFEEDIEKINEAKRTMDEELENNTYIPSVSNPDLGQSGSNETTVSKKNNNNNKKRKKSTDKIVSKKKQKIGDSEKENSNKIKKQIKDSRKSTDSVENVQTGNEAGKKVRRKSSKGERRQSADSGYARHGGDRELMVLANIRASSRSERYRRSHSAKVESEEEGPAVEDVVVPERYDPSTYAEDDNSQDSPWVDDAEEEESILSPQVFSGLVKYAFIHSSAMKYSPGSLILTRADEGWLLELLLDNAKSEEPVVAIVLNGRSIEKVEIGERFSLDIFSAECGYVSVQLKPDSETAIRLLELRMIMDEASSIGKDEEDNSHEDSSLNITGPTMGQEGAGNSIQKVVVLENKNGSASMLDPARLSAMARMGEDLVGDDPMGYSSPLSESTIGENKVLHVPGDSHFVLTSDEERVFNVTDPITVQDAYLASVKMGHFNGMDEHTYSVVPCGRTGQLTPESSRRKGGQASPRVTSAETSPFVRRSISTELGSPTRGGSLEAAQSVSSPRLSLRSDNSFDEDFGVTHGSDNEEMYEGDSPPSSPADSGVESQYFLSGLFLPQPQLHRDMLWAPPKSPYNLVQESLFHDPWKLLIATIFLNRTTGNAAIPLLWRFFNKWPNPDVARKGDEEAIAKLLQPLGLHERRAHTIKRFSYEYLTKNWKYPIELYGIGKYGNDSFRIFCKNEWKQVRPEDHKLNLYHSWLTDNAEALGLC encoded by the exons AtgagctcacctgagcacgccATGCA tttgggCACACCAGACGTGATCCCTATGTTGTTTGATGAAGCGCTACCACCTGGTTGGAAACGCCAGGTTGTCCAGCGAAAGGATGGAAAAACAGCCGGCAAATATGATGTTTACGTTCTCAG TCCCAGTGGGAAGAAATTTCGTTCCAATAAGGAGCTGGAGCGATTTGGTGAGGAAGAAGACTTAGGCTTCGATCCCACAGAGATTGACTTTACTGTACGGGGAAAGAAAAATAAATCGACACCAGTGGCCAGCAAGAGGCCTAAACCGTCATCCAAAGTACTGATATCGAATCCCTTCTCTTCAAAGTCCAagaaagatttaaaacaattaaaacagttCAAGAAGAGTCCTAATAAAACATTGTCACAAAAATTGGTGGTTAAAATGACTTTTGGGCCGGTGAAAACAAAAAATCGATCATTTGAAGAGGACATTGAAAAAATCAATGAAGCGAAAAGAACAATGGATGAGGaattagaaaataatacatatattccGAGTGTCTCAAATCCAGATTTAGGTCAAAGTGGGTCTAACGAAACGACAGTGtcgaagaaaaataataataataataaaaagaggAAAAAGTCCACTGATAAAATAGTTTCaaagaagaaacaaaaaataggTGATTCAGAGAAagaaaatagtaataaaattaaaaaacagaTAAAAGATAGCAGAAAAAGTACTGATAGTGTTGAAAATGTACAGACTGGGAATGAGGCGGGTAAAAAGGTTCGCCGGAAGAGTAGTAAGGGTGAGAGAAGACAGAGTGCTGATTCAGGATATGCTCGTCATGGCGGAGATCGGGAGCTGATGGTTCTGGCGAATATTCGGGCATCATCGCGCAGTGAACGTTACCGACGAAGTCATAGCGCGAAGGTTGAAAGTGAGGAAGAGGGGCCAGCGGTTGAAGACGTTGTAGTGCCTGAGCGATATGACCCTAGCACGTACGCGGAAGATGATAACAGTCAGG ATTCCCCGTGGGTAGATGATGCTGAAGAGGAGGAGAGTATCCTGAGCCCGCAGGTTTTCTCCGGCCTCGTTAAATACGCATTTATCCATTCATCAGCCATGAAATACAGTCCTGGGTCCCTTATCCTCACCCGGGCGGACGAAGGCTGGTTGCTGGAGCTGTTACTTGATAATGCCAAGTCTGAGGAACCTGTTGTGGCCATAGTG CTAAATGGGCGGTCAATCGAAAAGGTGGAGATTGGTGAGCGATTCTCACTGGACATCTTTTCAGCAGAGTGTGGCTATGTGTCAGTACAATTGAAACCAGATTCCGAGACAGCCATCCGCCTACTGGAGTTACGTATGATTATGGATGAAGCGTCCAGTATAG gTAAAGATGAAGAGGATAATAGTCATGAGGACAGTTCACTAAACATCACAG GTCCAACAATGGGACAGGAGGGAGCAGGCAACAGTATTCAAAAAGTAGTCGTTTTGGAGAACAAGAATGGCTCCGCCTCCATGTTGGACCCGGCGCGCCTCAGTGCGATGGCCCGAATGGGGGAAGATTTAGTTGGTGACGACCCCATGGGATACAGCTCTCCACTGTCTGAGTCTACCATCGGGGAAAACAAAGTCCTGCATGTTCCGGGGGATTCCCATTTCGTCCTAACTTCAGACGAAGAAAGAGTGTTTAATGTTACAGACCCAATAACTGTTCAAGACGCTTACCTTGCAAGTGTAAAAATGGGTCACTTTAATGGAATGGACGAGCACACATATTCAGTGGTTCCATGTGGTCGGACAGGTCAGTTAACGCCCGAATCGAGCCGTAGGAAAGGTGGGCAGGCCAGTCCGCGCGTGACGAGTGCTGAGACCTCTCCATTCGTGAGAAGAAGTATTTCAACTGAGCTGGGTTCGCCAACAAGAGGAGGCTCGTTGGAGGCTGCACAGTCCGTATCTTCTCCACGTCTCTCCCTCCGCAGTGACAACAGCTTTGATGAAGATTTTGGCGTAACACATGGCTCAGATAATGAAG AAATGTATGAGGGGGACAGCCCGCCATCTTCGCCGGCGGACTCGGGTGTGGAGAGTCAGTACTTCCTCTCCGGGTTGTTTCTGCCCCAGCCCCAGCTGCACCGGGACATGCTCTGGGCCCCGCCCAAGTCCCCTTACAACCTGGTACAAGAGAGCCTTTTTCATGATCCCTGGAAACTACTCATAGCGACTATATTCCTGAACAGGACTACAG GTAACGCAGCCATTCCACTGTTGTGGCGATTCTTCAACAAATGGCCCAATCCGGACGTGGCACGTAAAGGGGACGAGGAAGCTATTGCAAAGCTCCTGCAGCCTCTTGGGCTGCACGAGAGGCGTGCACACACCATCAAGCGATTCTCAT ATGAGTATCTTACTAAAAACTGGAAGTACCCTATAGAGTTATATGGCATTGGCAAATATGGAAATGATTCCTTCAGAATTTTCTGCAAAAACGAATGGAAGCAG GTGAGACCAGAAGACCACAAATTGAACCTGTATCACAGCTGGCTGACTGACAATGCTGAGGCTCTTGGACTCTGCTGA